The following proteins are co-located in the Dyadobacter chenwenxiniae genome:
- a CDS encoding RagB/SusD family nutrient uptake outer membrane protein produces MKIKKTMAAAGLCLALFSAGCSDSFLDRPPLSQISADNFYQTTNDLRLATAALYGGKPWAEWNYNCFLPIGDVLSGNMAVGYWGDAVQLNTFAVTGSNEIMIANWKGMYKVIAHCNVTIKAIEEKAPASIPEKDKLGAIAEAKFLRAFAYYNLALLWRDVPIIKDNTELISTPLVHRNPLEDVFRFAANDLLFAAKNLPVKDAAGRLTSWSAQGMLSKVYLTWAGVEAKGNGPRNQALLDSAKLHAGNVCKQSGLSLLPNYADLFKSQFNDNPESLFALQWAPGTGWLEGNMLQVYSPGGPEISAAGQAGWFGIAPTYDLYKQYTKEDSIRRKATVMLKGDYYAELNAAGGGYKFAGNSGLKKHIIGTRIDNSAPTMSLTSSIEHNALLRLAEVYLIYAEAVMGNNTSTTNADALLYFNKVRTRAGIAPVSSLDAETLFKERRVELAAEGHFWEDLVRLSYHNEPKAIKKLNEQERVLFTFESGVVTKSNPLAEITPANTTTFKLPIPSPEVTANPKLLEAPVPYSF; encoded by the coding sequence ATGAAAATCAAAAAAACAATGGCGGCTGCCGGGCTTTGCCTTGCCCTATTCTCGGCCGGATGCAGCGATAGCTTTCTGGACCGTCCGCCATTATCCCAGATAAGCGCAGACAATTTTTACCAGACCACCAACGACCTCAGATTGGCCACCGCCGCTCTGTACGGTGGCAAGCCATGGGCCGAATGGAATTATAACTGCTTCTTGCCCATAGGTGACGTCCTTAGCGGTAATATGGCCGTGGGTTATTGGGGAGACGCTGTTCAGCTGAATACGTTTGCAGTTACGGGTAGCAACGAAATTATGATCGCCAACTGGAAAGGCATGTACAAGGTCATCGCGCATTGCAATGTGACCATCAAAGCCATTGAAGAGAAGGCACCGGCTTCTATTCCTGAAAAAGACAAGCTTGGCGCCATTGCCGAAGCGAAGTTTTTGAGGGCGTTTGCTTACTATAATCTGGCCTTGTTATGGAGAGATGTGCCGATTATCAAAGACAATACTGAGCTGATAAGTACACCACTGGTTCACCGTAATCCCCTGGAAGATGTGTTTCGTTTTGCTGCGAATGACCTTCTTTTTGCAGCAAAAAACCTTCCGGTGAAGGATGCAGCAGGAAGATTGACAAGCTGGTCGGCGCAGGGTATGTTAAGCAAAGTATATCTGACCTGGGCCGGGGTAGAAGCAAAAGGCAATGGACCGCGCAACCAGGCACTTCTTGACAGCGCCAAACTGCATGCCGGCAATGTCTGCAAACAAAGCGGATTGTCGTTGCTGCCCAATTATGCCGATCTTTTCAAATCGCAGTTTAATGATAATCCCGAATCCTTATTTGCATTGCAATGGGCACCGGGTACCGGCTGGCTTGAAGGAAACATGCTGCAGGTTTATTCGCCCGGGGGGCCGGAGATATCGGCGGCTGGTCAGGCGGGCTGGTTTGGCATAGCACCTACCTATGACCTCTACAAGCAATATACGAAGGAAGACTCCATCAGACGTAAGGCGACCGTCATGCTTAAAGGTGACTATTACGCTGAGCTGAATGCGGCAGGAGGAGGGTATAAATTCGCAGGTAACTCCGGTTTGAAAAAGCACATCATCGGTACCAGGATCGATAACAGTGCGCCGACGATGAGCTTGACATCTTCTATTGAGCACAATGCTTTGTTAAGGCTTGCCGAAGTGTACCTGATCTATGCGGAAGCTGTTATGGGCAACAATACCTCGACAACCAATGCGGATGCCCTTTTGTATTTCAATAAAGTGCGTACCAGGGCCGGCATCGCTCCAGTGAGTTCCCTTGACGCTGAAACTTTGTTCAAAGAAAGAAGAGTTGAACTGGCAGCCGAAGGGCATTTTTGGGAAGATTTGGTAAGGCTTTCTTATCACAACGAACCGAAGGCGATCAAAAAGCTTAACGAGCAGGAGCGTGTCCTCTTCACTTTTGAAAGCGGCGTTGTAACAAAAAGCAACCCGCTCGCCGAAATCACGCCCGCCAATACCACAACTTTCAAGCTGCCGATACCTTCACCAGAGGTAACGGCTAATCCAAAATTGTTAGAAGCCCCCGTGCCTTACTCGTTTTAA
- a CDS encoding asparagine synthetase B yields MIRLFIPLIIFLTISFNSMSNRLLIPMDESQKNHLKAYGISYWILRNFEMEMDWLLNYRGGSFMIAYNQQFASEMTVRGVSFEVISDGQAGQILSQISAPDVNMDAVKLQKAPKVAVYSPKSKLPWDDAVTLVLTYAEIPYDVIYDDEVLNNKLPEYDWLHLHHEDFTGQFGKFYQYKDFPWYREQKREAEETANKYQFGNVPQMKLAVAKRIAEFVTGGGYMFAMCNATDTFDITLAAEGLDIVEAMYDGTPVDPTANGKLNYDNTFAFRDFKTISYPYEVEFSDIDNQPEERNLTESNDFFSLFQFSAKWDPVPSMLTQNHQTIIKGFLGQTTAFKNRLIKPEVIILAENKTAKEARYIHSTHGKGFFTFYGGHDPEDYQHRVGEEPTDLNLHPNSAGYRLILNNILFPAAKKKKLKT; encoded by the coding sequence GTGATACGCTTGTTTATCCCGCTTATCATTTTTTTAACAATATCATTTAACAGCATGTCCAACAGGCTGCTTATCCCGATGGATGAGAGTCAAAAGAACCATTTGAAGGCTTACGGGATATCTTACTGGATACTGAGAAACTTCGAAATGGAAATGGACTGGCTCCTGAATTACCGTGGCGGCAGCTTTATGATTGCTTATAATCAGCAATTTGCGTCCGAAATGACGGTGCGCGGCGTGAGTTTTGAAGTGATTTCAGATGGACAGGCGGGGCAGATCCTGAGCCAGATCAGTGCGCCGGACGTAAATATGGATGCGGTGAAATTGCAAAAAGCGCCCAAAGTCGCTGTTTATTCGCCAAAATCCAAGCTTCCGTGGGATGACGCCGTAACGCTTGTGCTAACTTATGCGGAAATTCCTTATGATGTAATTTATGATGACGAAGTGCTGAACAATAAGTTGCCGGAATATGACTGGCTGCATTTGCACCACGAAGATTTTACAGGCCAGTTTGGTAAATTTTATCAATACAAAGATTTCCCCTGGTATCGCGAGCAAAAACGCGAAGCCGAAGAAACGGCCAATAAATACCAGTTTGGCAATGTGCCGCAAATGAAGCTGGCTGTTGCCAAACGAATTGCTGAGTTTGTGACAGGCGGCGGTTATATGTTTGCGATGTGCAATGCAACGGATACATTCGACATTACGCTGGCAGCAGAAGGGCTGGATATCGTGGAGGCGATGTATGACGGCACGCCGGTTGATCCGACGGCTAATGGCAAACTCAATTACGATAATACATTCGCATTCAGAGACTTCAAGACCATTTCCTATCCTTATGAAGTGGAGTTTTCGGACATCGACAACCAGCCGGAGGAACGCAATCTGACGGAATCGAACGATTTCTTTTCTCTCTTCCAGTTTTCGGCCAAATGGGACCCGGTGCCGAGTATGCTTACGCAAAACCACCAAACCATTATCAAAGGATTCTTAGGGCAAACTACTGCATTCAAAAACCGGCTGATTAAACCCGAGGTGATTATTCTGGCTGAAAATAAAACGGCAAAAGAGGCGCGTTACATTCATAGCACGCACGGGAAGGGCTTCTTTACTTTCTATGGTGGCCATGATCCGGAAGATTACCAGCACCGGGTTGGCGAAGAGCCTACGGACTTGAACCTGCATCCAAATTCAGCGGGTTACAGGTTGATCCTTAACAACATACTGTTTCCGGCAGCGAAAAAGAAGAAGCTTAAAACGTAG
- a CDS encoding ABC transporter permease produces the protein MNIRENIDEGLRSIQSNLLRTVLTALIIAIGITSLVGILTAIEGIQNSVNSSFADLGANTFTVKNKEDDEFRNGGRRSKQYPAVTYRQALTFANQFKASYTATASLSADIGGAVQVNYLSKKTNPNSSVVGSDEQYLGINGYKIDLGRNLDKNDMENALNVAVIGQEIAKKLFERVDPLNKDITFMGGRYKVVGVLQKKGSLGGQNDADRIILIPLENGRGLAANRALTYNITASAPNISDGDFIVEEARGIMRRIRNDDLGKEDSFTIDRADAVAKDFEEVTGYLRIGGFGIGIITLLGASIALMNIMLVSVTERTREIGIRKSLGATPGVIRFQFLIEAIVVCILGGIAGLILGIVIGNVISGLISSDSSFVVPWIWMAMGILVCVVVGVLSGIYPAIKASRLDPIEALRYE, from the coding sequence ATGAACATCAGGGAAAATATCGACGAAGGCCTCCGCTCTATCCAAAGCAACCTGCTCAGAACCGTACTGACCGCCCTGATCATTGCGATCGGAATCACATCCTTAGTCGGCATCCTGACTGCCATTGAAGGCATCCAGAACTCGGTTAACAGCAGTTTTGCCGATCTTGGCGCCAACACATTCACCGTCAAGAACAAGGAAGACGACGAATTCCGGAATGGCGGCCGACGAAGCAAGCAATATCCCGCAGTAACCTACCGGCAAGCACTTACATTTGCCAATCAATTCAAAGCATCCTACACCGCAACCGCTTCACTTTCAGCAGACATTGGCGGTGCTGTTCAGGTCAATTATCTTTCAAAAAAAACCAATCCAAACAGCAGCGTAGTCGGTTCAGACGAGCAGTATTTAGGCATTAATGGCTATAAAATCGATCTGGGTCGTAACCTCGACAAGAATGATATGGAAAACGCGCTGAATGTTGCAGTAATCGGCCAGGAAATTGCAAAAAAGCTCTTCGAGCGTGTTGATCCGCTAAATAAAGACATTACTTTCATGGGCGGTCGCTACAAGGTCGTCGGCGTTTTACAAAAGAAAGGCTCGCTCGGCGGGCAAAATGACGCAGATCGAATTATTCTCATTCCGCTTGAAAATGGCCGCGGACTTGCTGCGAACCGTGCATTAACTTACAACATTACCGCATCTGCCCCTAATATTTCAGATGGTGATTTCATCGTTGAAGAAGCCCGCGGAATTATGCGCAGGATCCGCAATGACGATTTGGGCAAAGAAGACTCCTTCACTATTGACCGCGCAGATGCGGTGGCCAAGGATTTCGAAGAAGTCACTGGCTATTTGCGCATAGGCGGTTTTGGAATCGGCATTATTACCTTACTAGGCGCTTCCATTGCGTTGATGAACATTATGCTCGTCTCCGTCACCGAACGGACGCGCGAGATTGGAATCCGCAAGTCGCTGGGCGCGACGCCAGGGGTCATTCGTTTCCAGTTTCTGATCGAAGCCATCGTAGTCTGCATACTGGGCGGAATTGCAGGCCTGATTTTAGGAATCGTTATCGGCAATGTCATTTCCGGCCTCATCAGCTCCGACAGTTCATTTGTCGTTCCCTGGATCTGGATGGCGATGGGAATTTTGGTTTGTGTGGTCGTTGGCGTTCTTTCAGGAATTTATCCTGCCATCAAAGCCTCCCGCCTCGATCCGATTGAGGCATTGCGTTATGAATAA
- a CDS encoding TolC family protein, producing the protein MKNLCTFIFAFFITFPVFAQLRKLSLQEVVSAARDQSIDSKQAVTARKTNYWQYRSFQADYKPQLSLNGTIPGFTRSYIEVRQPDGTISFEQVSNNNSLLNLSLSQSIALTGGTVYVQQQTQRFDDFARDNTRYNGVPFEIGITQPLFRLNTLKWDRKIQPLKYQEGNQQFIQSLEQVALDATGYYFELLVAQVNLQIAEKNRSNNDTLYKIAQQKLALGKISQNDLLQLQMGLLTAQKDLASAQQATAVASLKLKMYMGSRDERGLELEIPLEAAEFAINTQLALDEAFANRSAAVGFRRKLLEAEREVQFAKKENGLNASLNATFGLSNQGSRPSDVYRSPQDREFVELQFTLPIMTWGRNKARTEVAKANQEFAQQSVEQEKLTFEQEIFTQVTLLQMLQKQVKLTKLADNIAADRYQIAKERFILSNLSVTDLGIATQEKDIARRDYILALRDYWQSYYSLRILTLYDFEQNKKITY; encoded by the coding sequence ATGAAAAACCTCTGCACATTCATCTTCGCCTTTTTTATCACTTTCCCTGTTTTTGCGCAACTGCGGAAGTTGTCCTTGCAGGAGGTTGTATCCGCTGCCAGGGACCAATCCATTGATTCCAAGCAAGCTGTTACTGCCCGGAAAACCAATTATTGGCAATACCGCTCGTTCCAGGCAGATTATAAACCGCAATTGAGCCTGAACGGCACAATCCCGGGTTTTACAAGATCTTACATTGAGGTAAGGCAGCCGGACGGGACAATTTCTTTCGAGCAGGTTTCAAATAATAATTCTTTGCTGAATTTGTCTCTGAGTCAGAGCATTGCACTTACCGGTGGCACGGTTTACGTGCAGCAGCAGACGCAGCGTTTTGATGATTTTGCCAGAGATAACACGCGCTACAATGGTGTTCCGTTTGAGATTGGCATAACCCAGCCGCTTTTCCGGTTGAACACATTGAAATGGGACCGGAAAATCCAGCCATTGAAATACCAGGAAGGTAATCAGCAGTTTATTCAGTCCCTGGAACAGGTTGCGCTGGATGCAACGGGTTATTATTTCGAGCTGCTGGTCGCGCAGGTCAATTTGCAGATTGCGGAAAAGAACCGGAGTAATAATGATACGCTTTACAAGATCGCGCAGCAAAAACTGGCTTTGGGCAAAATCTCTCAAAATGACCTTTTGCAACTCCAAATGGGACTTTTGACTGCGCAAAAGGATCTTGCATCCGCACAGCAAGCCACCGCTGTGGCCTCTCTGAAACTGAAAATGTACATGGGTTCCAGGGATGAAAGAGGGCTTGAACTTGAAATTCCATTGGAAGCAGCAGAATTTGCCATTAACACGCAACTTGCATTGGATGAGGCATTTGCAAATCGTTCCGCAGCTGTTGGCTTCCGGCGGAAATTGCTCGAAGCCGAGCGTGAAGTGCAGTTCGCAAAAAAGGAAAACGGCCTGAATGCTTCATTAAACGCAACTTTCGGATTGTCAAACCAGGGCTCCCGGCCTTCGGACGTGTACAGAAGCCCTCAGGATCGTGAGTTTGTAGAGCTGCAATTCACATTGCCGATCATGACCTGGGGCCGCAACAAGGCGCGGACAGAAGTGGCAAAGGCGAATCAGGAATTTGCGCAACAGTCGGTGGAGCAGGAGAAGCTGACGTTTGAGCAGGAGATTTTTACACAGGTTACCCTTTTACAAATGTTACAAAAACAGGTTAAACTCACCAAATTGGCCGATAACATCGCTGCGGACCGCTACCAGATCGCCAAAGAAAGGTTTATACTGAGCAACCTCAGCGTAACGGACCTGGGCATCGCAACCCAGGAAAAAGACATCGCCAGAAGGGATTATATTTTAGCATTAAGGGACTACTGGCAATCCTATTACAGCCTAAGAATCCTGACATTATATGATTTCGAACAAAACAAAAAAATAACATATTAG
- a CDS encoding ABC transporter permease yields the protein MLLNYIKIAWKVLLRHPFYTFITLFGISLTLTVLMVLTSFLDHLFGTHYPEVNRSRSLYIATVIQTDSARNSMSSGPATFNFLTKHAKSLKSADKVAIMSNFSFSNTYVNGKRIKLNTKYTDAEFWDVMGFQFLEGKPYNDNNIKNADHVAVITDALRDQYFDTGGNAVVGRNIEIENINYRVIGVVKGSPPTRLYSYSDIYFPYTAPKSNYQNKGMRGSYIAIVTAKNASDMPAIQSEFDSNISRIPYSEIHTDKNLTVLEVKADQYFDHFVNTFARSSTQRFLFYTVVSFVILMFMGLPAINLVNVNVSRILERASEIGVRKAFGAPSAALLWQFIIENIFITFIGGAFALALSCLIIYLINASGWIAYADLTINLPVFVISLGVCLVFGLLSGVLPAFRMSRLKIVDALKA from the coding sequence ATGCTTCTAAACTATATCAAAATCGCCTGGAAAGTATTATTAAGGCATCCTTTTTATACATTTATCACGCTCTTTGGCATCAGCCTTACGCTTACGGTGTTGATGGTGCTGACTTCTTTCCTGGATCATTTGTTCGGGACGCATTACCCGGAAGTCAACCGCAGCCGTTCATTGTACATTGCCACGGTTATCCAAACCGATTCCGCCCGCAACTCCATGTCTTCCGGGCCCGCGACTTTTAACTTTTTGACCAAGCATGCCAAGTCATTAAAATCGGCAGATAAGGTCGCTATAATGTCCAATTTTAGTTTTTCTAATACTTATGTAAATGGTAAAAGGATCAAACTAAACACCAAATACACGGACGCGGAGTTTTGGGATGTGATGGGTTTTCAGTTCCTGGAAGGAAAGCCGTATAACGATAATAACATTAAGAATGCGGATCACGTGGCCGTTATTACGGATGCGCTTCGGGACCAGTATTTTGACACGGGTGGCAACGCTGTCGTTGGTCGGAATATTGAAATTGAGAATATCAACTACCGGGTGATCGGCGTGGTGAAAGGCAGTCCTCCCACCCGCCTTTACAGTTATTCGGATATTTATTTTCCATACACGGCGCCTAAAAGTAATTACCAAAACAAAGGAATGCGTGGCAGCTACATTGCGATCGTTACAGCGAAAAATGCCTCTGATATGCCCGCAATCCAATCGGAATTTGACAGCAACATTTCCCGAATCCCTTATTCCGAGATTCATACGGATAAAAATCTGACTGTTCTGGAAGTGAAAGCGGATCAATACTTTGATCATTTCGTCAACACTTTTGCGCGGAGTAGCACGCAGCGGTTTTTGTTTTACACGGTGGTAAGTTTTGTGATCCTGATGTTTATGGGGCTGCCTGCCATTAATCTGGTCAATGTTAATGTCAGCCGGATTTTGGAGAGGGCTTCGGAAATAGGTGTGAGAAAAGCTTTTGGTGCGCCTTCTGCCGCATTGCTCTGGCAGTTTATCATCGAAAATATCTTCATTACATTCATCGGCGGCGCATTTGCACTGGCACTTTCCTGCCTGATCATTTACCTCATCAATGCCAGCGGCTGGATCGCCTACGCGGACCTCACGATCAATCTGCCCGTGTTTGTCATCAGCCTCGGCGTCTGCCTGGTTTTCGGCTTGCTTTCCGGTGTGTTACCCGCTTTCAGAATGTCCAGGTTAAAAATCGTAGACGCACTTAAAGCTTAA
- a CDS encoding efflux RND transporter periplasmic adaptor subunit has translation MDREVAPDYIKTTRNRRWLFIALGIILTATLLYFFRKSLGSTLESARIRTATVEKGNVENTLTASGEVIPAYEQIFTSPIRASIKRILLTPGTQVKPGQAIVELDKSLTEIESERYEDQLKLKQNSIEQLRMKLNKDLYDAEINDRIKSLNINKLRADFEDAKRLQKVGGGTAEDITRAENALKIAELEKQQLENDLKYNRESMGASLKETELGAQIESKNLKELQHKLRMANIVADRKGVLTWVNENIGSSVNEGEMLAKVADLGSFRVEGSCSDIYADQVKAGLNVIIKLNEVILRGVITQVKPAVKDGVIGFVIQLENAKSESLRPNMKVEVYVVTSSSSNTLRVANGPAFTGKKKQFVYVLKDNKALRREVETGLSNFDFIEIKSGLEVGEKVILTDLNDYEHLEEISIQ, from the coding sequence ATGGATCGGGAAGTTGCGCCGGACTACATTAAAACCACAAGGAACCGGCGATGGCTGTTCATCGCACTGGGCATTATCTTAACGGCAACCTTGCTTTACTTTTTTCGGAAATCGCTTGGCAGTACATTGGAAAGTGCCAGGATCCGTACGGCGACGGTTGAGAAAGGGAATGTTGAAAACACATTAACCGCCTCAGGAGAAGTCATTCCGGCTTATGAGCAAATTTTCACGAGCCCCATCCGTGCGAGCATTAAGCGCATTTTGTTAACGCCCGGAACACAGGTGAAACCAGGCCAGGCCATCGTTGAGCTGGACAAATCGCTTACTGAGATCGAATCCGAACGCTATGAAGATCAACTGAAATTGAAGCAAAACAGCATTGAGCAGTTGCGGATGAAGTTGAACAAAGACCTTTACGACGCAGAAATCAATGACCGGATCAAGTCGCTGAACATTAATAAGCTCCGGGCCGATTTTGAAGATGCCAAAAGACTTCAAAAAGTAGGAGGGGGCACGGCGGAAGACATTACCCGGGCGGAAAATGCACTGAAAATTGCGGAACTGGAAAAACAGCAGTTGGAAAACGACTTGAAATACAACCGCGAATCCATGGGTGCAAGTTTGAAAGAGACCGAACTGGGCGCACAGATCGAAAGCAAAAATTTAAAGGAATTGCAGCATAAGCTGAGAATGGCCAACATTGTGGCTGACAGGAAAGGGGTTTTGACCTGGGTTAACGAGAACATTGGATCGTCGGTGAACGAAGGCGAGATGCTGGCGAAAGTGGCGGATCTGGGTAGTTTCCGGGTGGAAGGAAGCTGCTCGGACATTTATGCAGATCAGGTGAAAGCGGGCCTTAATGTGATTATTAAACTGAATGAGGTGATTCTGCGTGGCGTTATTACCCAGGTAAAACCGGCGGTAAAAGATGGCGTGATCGGGTTTGTGATTCAGTTGGAAAATGCTAAGAGTGAGTCGCTCAGGCCCAACATGAAGGTAGAAGTTTATGTGGTGACGAGCAGTAGTTCCAATACGCTGCGTGTGGCGAATGGTCCGGCGTTTACTGGGAAGAAAAAACAGTTTGTTTATGTTTTGAAGGATAATAAAGCACTGCGCAGAGAAGTGGAAACCGGTCTCTCCAATTTCGACTTTATTGAAATTAAAAGCGGTTTGGAAGTGGGTGAGAAGGTGATCCTGACGGATTTGAATGATTACGAGCATTTAGAGGAAATATCAATTCAATGA
- a CDS encoding zinc-binding dehydrogenase, producing the protein MLINGATGFTGRVAIQIAKHYGAKKVIATGRNLESLKRLVDLGADEAILLSQADEVVVAQIQELHV; encoded by the coding sequence GTGCTTATTAACGGGGCAACCGGTTTTACAGGCCGCGTGGCGATTCAGATTGCTAAGCATTATGGGGCCAAAAAAGTAATTGCTACTGGCCGTAATCTCGAATCATTAAAGAGGCTGGTCGATCTGGGAGCAGATGAGGCTATCTTATTAAGCCAAGCAGATGAGGTGGTTGTAGCTCAGATCCAGGAACTTCATGTGTAA
- a CDS encoding ABC transporter ATP-binding protein has protein sequence MIKLENVEKVYRTSAIETLALNNININVKKGEFVSIMGPSGCGKSTLLNIMGLLDTPSKGYIEIDGSKVEKYTDKSLAHLRNQKLGFIFQSFHLINDLSVIDNVEIPLLYRSSSSKERRELAQEALEKVGLSNRMKHFPKQLSGGQKQRVAIARAIVGKPEIILADEPTGNLDSAMGNEILSILQNLNEGGATIVMVTHDDAMAKRTHRLIRLFDGTQVF, from the coding sequence ATGATCAAACTCGAAAACGTTGAAAAAGTCTACCGCACCAGCGCCATTGAGACATTAGCACTCAACAACATTAATATCAATGTCAAAAAGGGCGAATTCGTCTCCATTATGGGGCCCTCGGGCTGCGGGAAGAGCACATTACTGAACATTATGGGCCTCCTGGACACGCCCAGCAAAGGCTATATTGAAATCGATGGAAGCAAGGTCGAAAAGTACACCGACAAGTCGTTAGCACATTTGCGTAACCAAAAGCTAGGTTTCATTTTCCAAAGCTTCCACCTGATCAATGATCTATCGGTGATAGATAATGTTGAAATCCCACTTCTATACCGCAGCAGTTCCTCAAAAGAACGCCGCGAACTGGCGCAGGAAGCATTGGAAAAAGTGGGCCTGAGCAACCGGATGAAACATTTTCCCAAACAACTTTCGGGAGGACAAAAGCAGCGCGTAGCCATAGCCAGGGCCATTGTCGGCAAGCCGGAGATCATTCTGGCCGACGAACCAACCGGAAACCTGGACAGTGCAATGGGCAACGAAATCCTGAGCATTCTGCAAAACCTGAATGAAGGAGGCGCCACCATCGTCATGGTAACCCACGATGACGCCATGGCAAAACGCACGCACAGGTTGATCCGCCTGTTTGATGGCACGCAGGTTTTTTAA